Proteins encoded in a region of the Drosophila sechellia strain sech25 chromosome 2L, ASM438219v1, whole genome shotgun sequence genome:
- the LOC6613588 gene encoding Krueppel homolog 1 isoform X3, which translates to MTDFSMNDILRSFRKMRMNKGSGQGGQHHQYRNHQHQQQPPQNMQHYQHTYPVQQSKDLKKIIKIIKKNLIKEKITHSATTKMVYYSANQLLIKTEQSSQAQFCLQVPPPLTATTTSVGLGVPPSGGQQEHYELLQTPQQRQMQLQLQDQQQQEQQFVSYQLAIQQHQKQQQHESITTAAPTAAPSAQRIKTEPAGGFPAAAAVVSQVRKPSGSKPQFKCDQCGMTFGSKSAHTSHTKSHSKNQDLSLNGASGAGVAVPVSTAAIELNDAGLPVGIPKSPTIKPLPNVAAGADPYQCNVCQKTFAVPARLIRHYRTHTGERPFECEFCHKLFSVKENLQVHRRIHTKERPYKCDVCGRAFEHSGKLHRHMRIHTGERPHKCSVCEKTFIQSGQLVIHMRTHTGEKPYKCPEPGCGKGFTCSKQLKVHSRTHTGEKPYHCDICFRDFGYNHVLKLHRVQHYGSKCYKCTICDETFKNKKEMEAHIKGHANEVPDDEAEAAAASAAASTSAGSSAGSPSLQGVSSNSESSNHSPPSSPPATKKPRQARQARGSKTGAATLSIPTSSPLSPSSLSSTYSPSASSMASPPPTSAHYLPVQMEADALSRDSGVSSAQPAHSTYADEEPTDLSMQQVQGQMPESTVDYYQAPPSLLELQPQAAGLTALLEAASMARRHHDNDDQVQDEDVHAAAWQMMQLRRGHVSLPPAEQPSPNHQPQVPTLHVSDLAANYDDTHEATVLIEHFKRGDLARHGLHKGYAPVPKYESALPEPDIVRRVEAAIGLRSSTESPERSSSPESDSLMMADRNVMTLPLRKRKHYMNKGDDGQVDSEKASGDGSSAAGGAASVGAGDGPGSKVMRMSSVIQFAKAS; encoded by the exons ATGACCGACTTTTCAATGAACGACATTTTGAGATCATTCAGGAAAATGCGTATGAACAAGGGCTCGGGCCAGGGCGGTCAGCACCACCAATACCGCAATCAtcagcaccaacagcagccTCCACAGAATATGCAGCACTACCAACACACCTATCCCGTGCAACAGTCGAAGGACTTGAAGAAAATCATCAAAATCATCAAGAAGAACCTCATCAAGGAGAAAATCACTC ATTCAGCCACAACCAAAATGGTTTACTATTCCGCCAACCAGCTGCTCATAAAAACGGAACAATCTAGTCAGGCGCAGTTCTGCCTCCAGGTGCCGCCTCCACTAACGGCGACGACCACGAGCGTGGGCCTAGGAGTTCCGCCATCCGGCGGTCAGCAGGAGCACTACGAGCTGCTGCAGACGCCGCAGCAGCGACaaatgcaactgcagctgcaggaccagcagcagcaggagcagcagttcGTCAGCTACCAACTGGCCATCCAGCAGcaccagaagcagcagcaacatgaaaGTATTACGACAGCAGCACCCACGGCAGCTCCATCAGCCCAGCGGATCAAGACAGAGCCCGCCGGCGGATTCCCAGCGGCGGCAGCCGTGGTGTCGCAGGTGCGCAAGCCCAGCGGCAGCAAGCCGCAGTTCAAGTGCGACCAGTGTGGCATGACCTTTGGCAGCAAATCCGCCCACACCTCACACACCAAGTCGCACTCGAAGAACCAAGATCTGTCGCTCAATGGCGCCTCTGGAGCCGGCGTTGCTGTGCCCGTTTCAACCGCAGCCATCGAGCTCAATGATGCGGGTCTGCCGGTGGGCATTCCCAAGAGCCCTACCATCAAGCCGCTGCCCAATGTGGCCGCCGGAGCAGATCCCTATCAGTGCAATGTTTGCCAGAAAACATTCGCCGTTCCCGCCAGGCTG ATCCGCCACTACCGCACCCACACTGGTGAACGGCCATTCGAGTGCGAGTTCTGCCACAAACTGTTCAGCGTGAAGGAGAACCTCCAGGTGCACCGGCGCATCCACACGAAGGAGCGTCCGTACAAGTGCGACGTCTGTGGACGGGCATTCGAGCACTCCGGAAAGCTGCACCGCCACATGCGCATCCACACCGGTGAGCGGCCACACAAGTGCTCCGTGTGCGAGAAGACGTTCATCCAGTCCGGCCAGCTGGTGATCCATATGCGCACGCACACCGGCGAGAAGCCGTACAAGTGCCCGGAGCCGGGATGCGGCAAAGGTTTCACCTGCTCCAAGCAGCTCAAGGTGCACTCGCGGACGCATACGGGCGAGAAGCCCTACCACTGCGACATCTGCTTCCGGGACTTTGGCTACAATCATGTGCTGAAGCTGCACCGCGTCCAGCACTACGGCTCCAAGTGCTACAAGTGCACCATCTGCGACGAGACGTTCAAGAACAAGAAGGAGATGGAGGCCCACATCAAGGGCCATGCCAACGAAGTACCCGACGACGAAGCGGAGGCGGCTGCTGCGtcggcagcagcatcaacgTCCGCAGGCTCCTCCGCCGGATCGCCGTCCTTGCAAGGAGTCAGCAGTAACTCCGAGAGCAGCAACCACTCTCCGCCCAGCTCGCCACCGGCCACAAAGAAACCTCGCCAGGCTCGACAGGCGCGCGGTTCCAAAACCGGTGCAGCCACCCTTTCCATCCCTACCTCCTCGCCGCTCTCGCCCAGCTCACTCAGTTCCACATACTCGCCATCGGCTAGCAGCATGGCCTCGCCACCACCTACGTCGGCCCACTACCTGCCCGTCCAGATGGAGGCGGATGCCTTGAGCCGGGACAGCGGCGTGTCCAGCGCCCAGCCCGCCCACAGCACATATGCAGACGAGGAGCCCACAGATTTGAGCATGCAGCAGGTCCAGGGTCAAATGCCAGAAAGCACTGTGGACTACTACCAGGCCCCGCCAAGTCTACTCGAGCTGCAGCCGCAAGCCGCTGGTCTAACCGCCCTGCTCGAAGCGGCCAGCATGGCGCGTCGCCATCACGACAACGATGACCAGGTGCAGGATGAGGATGTGCACGCAGCCGCCTGGCAAATGATGCAGTTGCGCCGCGGCCACGTTTCCTTACCTCCAGCGGAGCAACCGTCGCCAAACCATCAGCCACAGGTGCCCACTCTGCATGTCAGCGATCTAGCGGCCAACTACGATGACACCCATGAAGCCACTGTGCTGATCGAGCACTTCAAGCGTGGTGATCTCGCTCGCCACGGGCTGCACAAGGGCTATGCACCAGTGCCCAAGTATGA ATCCGCTCTACCCGAACCGGACATTGTGCGACGCGTGGAGGCGGCCATCGGCCTGCGTTCCAGCACGGAGTCGCCGGAACGTAGCTCCTCGCCGGAGAGCGACTCCCTGATGATGGCCGACCGGAACGTGATGACGCTGCCGCTGCGCAAGCGCAAGCACTACATGAACAAGGGCGACGACGGTCAGGTGGATTCGGAGAAGGCTAGCGGAGATGGCTCCTCCGCCGCCGGTGGCGCCGCTTCCGTTGGCGCCGGGGATGGACCCGGGTCCAAGGTGATGCGGATGAGCTCGGTCATTCAGTTCGCCAAGGCCTCCTAG
- the LOC116801160 gene encoding uncharacterized protein LOC116801160, translating into MAHQMRNPPERHFGHRCVNCKISDFLGRRYTCRFCADYTLCGKCFDDNRLPDSPQHRYYHPMSVYYAYAEYELYFGGEPFRGDHKVDQSYKCALCDVRGLSTANLLSHLQQEHLTHRDHNAYMLLVNTLVNTNMADNVMEQPVPVPQPLSQTRSNRARNLASLRTVAGGNTRPEQLFNAAFNLVLLVVQLDNMDSTADDFPERCFEILQQTETVLMQHRSSRAPDTETIESFVRVVEDQVVASMADRRQRLGGFALPRLTRGEAIAPGANALAMSLRDAMPVVFDRPTTMVRRPTATRAREPIGLPLKLAVSSSSGSGKAGSSSGAAKHQKVPTQTSAQGEKSTKKMSTDIISPLKDKRFLCSKLVRGNAQMMETKLHKATFTEAIFCSMLADEELFQPPIGLPWTANFMSGAVEPLGSVNPNGKLLLYPVKTKELMESFYKGLAEYKTWMGLDQTDPTADSKATEVPVPPNSSAYFAVFDDIPYADSGSDDLESGNSNESEEMASDLHAEEDDDDLVELEDYKESGEEENEDEGDEALDSDFSESAISQITDFIEMVIQDE; encoded by the coding sequence ATGGCCCACCAGATGCGCAATCCGCCGGAGCGCCATTTTGGCCACCGCTGCGTGAACTGCAAGATATCCGATTTCCTGGGCCGCCGCTACACCTGCAGGTTCTGCGCGGACTACACCTTGTGCGGCAAGTGCTTCGATGACAACCGTCTGCCGGATTCGCCTCAGCATCGCTATTACCATCCGATGAGTGTGTACTATGCCTACGCCGAGTACGAGCTGTACTTCGGCGGCGAGCCGTTCCGCGGTGATCATAAAGTGGACCAGAGCTACAAGTGCGCCCTGTGCGATGTTCGCGGCCTTTCTACCGCCAATTTGCTCAGTCACCTACAGCAGGAGCATCTCACCCACCGTGACCACAATGCCTACATGTTGTTGGTCAATACCCTGGTCAATACCAATATGGCGGACAACGTAATGGAGCAACCGGTGCCAGTACCGCAGCCCTTAAGCCAAACGCGCTCGAATCGAGCTCGCAATTTAGCAAGCCTTCGAACAGTAGCCGGTGGCAACACGCGGCCCGAGCAGTTATTTAATGCCGCATTCAACTTGGTCCTATTGGTTGTGCAGCTGGACAATATGGATTCAACTGCCGACGACTTTCCTGAACGCTGCTTTGAGATACTGCAGCAGACTGAAACTGTGCTTATGCAGCACAGAAGTTCCAGAGCTCCGGACACAGAGACGATTGAGTCTTTTGTACGCGTTGTCGAAGATCAGGTGGTGGCTAGCATGGCCGATCGTCGTCAGCGTCTGGGCGGCTTCGCATTACCTCGGCTGACCCGCGGTGAGGCAATCGCTCCTGGTGCTAATGCGTTAGCTATGAGCTTGCGCGATGCCATGCCCGTTGTGTTTGACCGGCCGACCACAATGGTGCGCAGACCGACGGCTACGCGTGCCCGAGAGCCTATCGGGCTACCCCTTAAATTGGCGGTGTCTTCGTCTTCTGGAAGCGGAAAGGCGGGTTCCAGCTCTGGGGCAGCCAAGCATCAAAAGGTCCCGACCCAAACGAGTGCGCAAGGAGAAAAGTCTACCAAGAAGATGTCAACTGACATTATTTCCCCACTCAAGGATAAGCGCTTTTTGTGCTCGAAATTAGTGAGGGGAAATGCCCAAATGATGGAAACCAAATTGCACAAAGCCACCTTCACCGAGGCCATATTCTGTTCGATGCTGGCAGACGAAGAGCTGTTCCAGCCGCCAATTGGTCTGCCCTGGACAGCGAATTTCATGTCGGGCGCAGTTGAGCCATTAGGCAGTGTAAACCCAAATGGGAAACTATTGCTGTATCCTGTTAAAACCAAGGAATTAATGGAAAGCTTCTACAAGGGTCTCGCCGAGTATAAAACTTGGATGGGATTGGATCAGACCGACCCAACGGCCGATAGCAAGGCAACTGAAGTCCCAGTCCCCCCCAACAGCTCGGCTTATTTCGCAGTTTTTGACGATATTCCATACGCTGATTCCGGATCGGATGATTTGGAAAGTGGTAATAGTAATGAGTCAGAAGAAATGGCCAGCGATTTGCATGCCGAAGAAGACGACGATGATTTAGTCGAATTGGAGGATTACAAGGAAAGCGGCGAGGAAGAAAACGAAGATGAGGGCGATGAAGCTTTGGATTCCGACTTCTCTGAGTCAGCCATTTCTCAAATCACCGACTTCATAGAAATGGTCATCCAGGACGAATAG
- the LOC6613588 gene encoding Krueppel homolog 1 isoform X1, producing MTESKNDTKSWAPKQIWIKDVLKKSGTELLDISKSPSKAVAVKKSPAKDSATTKMVYYSANQLLIKTEQSSQAQFCLQVPPPLTATTTSVGLGVPPSGGQQEHYELLQTPQQRQMQLQLQDQQQQEQQFVSYQLAIQQHQKQQQHESITTAAPTAAPSAQRIKTEPAGGFPAAAAVVSQVRKPSGSKPQFKCDQCGMTFGSKSAHTSHTKSHSKNQDLSLNGASGAGVAVPVSTAAIELNDAGLPVGIPKSPTIKPLPNVAAGADPYQCNVCQKTFAVPARLIRHYRTHTGERPFECEFCHKLFSVKENLQVHRRIHTKERPYKCDVCGRAFEHSGKLHRHMRIHTGERPHKCSVCEKTFIQSGQLVIHMRTHTGEKPYKCPEPGCGKGFTCSKQLKVHSRTHTGEKPYHCDICFRDFGYNHVLKLHRVQHYGSKCYKCTICDETFKNKKEMEAHIKGHANEVPDDEAEAAAASAAASTSAGSSAGSPSLQGVSSNSESSNHSPPSSPPATKKPRQARQARGSKTGAATLSIPTSSPLSPSSLSSTYSPSASSMASPPPTSAHYLPVQMEADALSRDSGVSSAQPAHSTYADEEPTDLSMQQVQGQMPESTVDYYQAPPSLLELQPQAAGLTALLEAASMARRHHDNDDQVQDEDVHAAAWQMMQLRRGHVSLPPAEQPSPNHQPQVPTLHVSDLAANYDDTHEATVLIEHFKRGDLARHGLHKGYAPVPKYESALPEPDIVRRVEAAIGLRSSTESPERSSSPESDSLMMADRNVMTLPLRKRKHYMNKGDDGQVDSEKASGDGSSAAGGAASVGAGDGPGSKVMRMSSVIQFAKAS from the exons ATGACTGAAAGCAAGAATGATACAAAATCTTGGGCTCCCAAACAAATTTGGATTAAGGATGTTCTCAAGAAATCGGGCACGGAGCTGCTCGATATATCCAAGAGTCCGTCAAAGGCTGTTGCCGTCAAAAAATCGCCGGCGAAAG ATTCAGCCACAACCAAAATGGTTTACTATTCCGCCAACCAGCTGCTCATAAAAACGGAACAATCTAGTCAGGCGCAGTTCTGCCTCCAGGTGCCGCCTCCACTAACGGCGACGACCACGAGCGTGGGCCTAGGAGTTCCGCCATCCGGCGGTCAGCAGGAGCACTACGAGCTGCTGCAGACGCCGCAGCAGCGACaaatgcaactgcagctgcaggaccagcagcagcaggagcagcagttcGTCAGCTACCAACTGGCCATCCAGCAGcaccagaagcagcagcaacatgaaaGTATTACGACAGCAGCACCCACGGCAGCTCCATCAGCCCAGCGGATCAAGACAGAGCCCGCCGGCGGATTCCCAGCGGCGGCAGCCGTGGTGTCGCAGGTGCGCAAGCCCAGCGGCAGCAAGCCGCAGTTCAAGTGCGACCAGTGTGGCATGACCTTTGGCAGCAAATCCGCCCACACCTCACACACCAAGTCGCACTCGAAGAACCAAGATCTGTCGCTCAATGGCGCCTCTGGAGCCGGCGTTGCTGTGCCCGTTTCAACCGCAGCCATCGAGCTCAATGATGCGGGTCTGCCGGTGGGCATTCCCAAGAGCCCTACCATCAAGCCGCTGCCCAATGTGGCCGCCGGAGCAGATCCCTATCAGTGCAATGTTTGCCAGAAAACATTCGCCGTTCCCGCCAGGCTG ATCCGCCACTACCGCACCCACACTGGTGAACGGCCATTCGAGTGCGAGTTCTGCCACAAACTGTTCAGCGTGAAGGAGAACCTCCAGGTGCACCGGCGCATCCACACGAAGGAGCGTCCGTACAAGTGCGACGTCTGTGGACGGGCATTCGAGCACTCCGGAAAGCTGCACCGCCACATGCGCATCCACACCGGTGAGCGGCCACACAAGTGCTCCGTGTGCGAGAAGACGTTCATCCAGTCCGGCCAGCTGGTGATCCATATGCGCACGCACACCGGCGAGAAGCCGTACAAGTGCCCGGAGCCGGGATGCGGCAAAGGTTTCACCTGCTCCAAGCAGCTCAAGGTGCACTCGCGGACGCATACGGGCGAGAAGCCCTACCACTGCGACATCTGCTTCCGGGACTTTGGCTACAATCATGTGCTGAAGCTGCACCGCGTCCAGCACTACGGCTCCAAGTGCTACAAGTGCACCATCTGCGACGAGACGTTCAAGAACAAGAAGGAGATGGAGGCCCACATCAAGGGCCATGCCAACGAAGTACCCGACGACGAAGCGGAGGCGGCTGCTGCGtcggcagcagcatcaacgTCCGCAGGCTCCTCCGCCGGATCGCCGTCCTTGCAAGGAGTCAGCAGTAACTCCGAGAGCAGCAACCACTCTCCGCCCAGCTCGCCACCGGCCACAAAGAAACCTCGCCAGGCTCGACAGGCGCGCGGTTCCAAAACCGGTGCAGCCACCCTTTCCATCCCTACCTCCTCGCCGCTCTCGCCCAGCTCACTCAGTTCCACATACTCGCCATCGGCTAGCAGCATGGCCTCGCCACCACCTACGTCGGCCCACTACCTGCCCGTCCAGATGGAGGCGGATGCCTTGAGCCGGGACAGCGGCGTGTCCAGCGCCCAGCCCGCCCACAGCACATATGCAGACGAGGAGCCCACAGATTTGAGCATGCAGCAGGTCCAGGGTCAAATGCCAGAAAGCACTGTGGACTACTACCAGGCCCCGCCAAGTCTACTCGAGCTGCAGCCGCAAGCCGCTGGTCTAACCGCCCTGCTCGAAGCGGCCAGCATGGCGCGTCGCCATCACGACAACGATGACCAGGTGCAGGATGAGGATGTGCACGCAGCCGCCTGGCAAATGATGCAGTTGCGCCGCGGCCACGTTTCCTTACCTCCAGCGGAGCAACCGTCGCCAAACCATCAGCCACAGGTGCCCACTCTGCATGTCAGCGATCTAGCGGCCAACTACGATGACACCCATGAAGCCACTGTGCTGATCGAGCACTTCAAGCGTGGTGATCTCGCTCGCCACGGGCTGCACAAGGGCTATGCACCAGTGCCCAAGTATGA ATCCGCTCTACCCGAACCGGACATTGTGCGACGCGTGGAGGCGGCCATCGGCCTGCGTTCCAGCACGGAGTCGCCGGAACGTAGCTCCTCGCCGGAGAGCGACTCCCTGATGATGGCCGACCGGAACGTGATGACGCTGCCGCTGCGCAAGCGCAAGCACTACATGAACAAGGGCGACGACGGTCAGGTGGATTCGGAGAAGGCTAGCGGAGATGGCTCCTCCGCCGCCGGTGGCGCCGCTTCCGTTGGCGCCGGGGATGGACCCGGGTCCAAGGTGATGCGGATGAGCTCGGTCATTCAGTTCGCCAAGGCCTCCTAG
- the LOC116803628 gene encoding Krueppel homolog 1-like, translated as MMADRNVMTLPLRKRKHYMNKGDDGQVDSEKASGDGSSAAGGAASVGAGDGPGSKVMRMSSVIQFAKAS; from the coding sequence ATGATGGCCGACCGGAACGTGATGACGCTGCCGCTGCGCAAGCGCAAGCACTACATGAACAAGGGCGACGACGGTCAGGTGGATTCGGAGAAGGCTAGCGGAGATGGCTCCTCCGCCGCCGGTGGCGCCGCTTCCGTTGGCGCCGGGGATGGACCCGGGTCCAAGGTGATGCGGATGAGCTCGGTCATTCAGTTCGCCAAGGCCTCCTAG
- the LOC6613589 gene encoding prolactin regulatory element-binding protein, translating into MAPTRRPSDGLLARVNFPLYAVDMLTSRHILVAGGGGSSKTGVANGFEIYELYHNGSHFCAEEVLRHETGANVVMNFAVRNGGRRGYLCAGQEAHCQMYYVQPRIQSEEDGNGNGVGVGDGKPAPEERPHENGNVRQRNAHSGVEPVANGRKPPQSTADILRQFRRLHFDIQAADVIQTDFLKGAEPLQRVVRISGNGRLMATGGTDGKLRVWTFPQMTLAAELAAHSKEIDDLDFSPDSKLIASISKDAQGLVWDLASGQLQHKLQWKTPEGAKYLFKRCRYGTVEAQKDNYRLFTIANPLGKVGKQRGFLQHWDCASGQLRQAVAIDESLSSLAVRDDGRFVAVGTMFSGSVSMYIAFSLQRVLHIPHAHSMFVTGLQFLPITNEEGPPISSDTEAAVLSISVDNKVCIHSLPQRRTIPAWIAIVFLIVMIFAVFVLCSYIGI; encoded by the exons ATGGCCCCCACCCGCCGTCCCAGCGACGGCCTGCTGGCCCGCGTGAACTTCCCGCTGTACGCCGTGGACATGCTGACCAGCCGACACATTCTGGTGGCCGGAGGCGGTGGCTCCAGCAAGACGGGAGTGGCGAACGGCTTT GAGATCTACGAGCTATACCACAACGGCAGCCACTTTTGCGCAGAGGAGGTTTTGCGCCATGAGACCGGCGCCAATGTGGTGATGAACTTCGCGGTGCGCAACGGCGGCCGGAGGGGCTATCTGTGCGCCGGCCAGGAGGCGCACTGCCAGATGTACTACGTCCAGCCGCGCATTCAATCCGAAGAGGATGGGAATGGAAACGGTGTGGGTGTCGGAGACGGCAAGCCTGCTCCTGAGGAACGGCCGCACGAGAACGGCAACGTGCGCCAGCGAAACGCACACTCGGGCGTGGAGCCAGTGGCCAACGGGCGTAAGCCACCCCAGTCCACCGCCGACATATTGCGGCAGTTTCGGCGACTGCACTTCGACATCCAGGCGGCGGATGTGATCCAGACGGACTTCCTCAAGGGCGCCGAGCCCCTGCAGCGCGTGGTGCGCATCAGCGGTAATGGCCGGCTGATGGCCACTGGCGGAACGGACGGCAAGCTGCGCGTCTGGACGTTTCCCCAGATGACGCTGGCCGCCGAGCTGGCGGCACACAGCAAGGAGATCGATGACCTGGACTTCAGTCCCGACAGCAAGCTTATTGCCAGCATCTCCAAGGATGCACAGGGCTTGGTGTGGGACCTGGCCAGCGGTCAGCTGCAACACAAGCTGCAGTGGAAAACGCCCGAGGGGGCCAAGTACCTGTTCAAACGGTGCCGCTACGGAACCGTGGAGGCGCAAAAGGATAACTACCGCCTCTTTACCATTGCCAATCCGCTGGGCAAGGTGGGAAAGCAGCGTGGCTTCCTGCAGCACTGGGACTGTGCCAGCGGGCAACTGCGCCAGGCTGTGGCCATTGACGAAAGCCTCTCGTCACTGGCAGTGCGGGACGATGGTCGGTTCGTGGCCGTCGGCACGATGTTCTCGGGCAGCGTATCCATGTACATTGCATTCAGTCTGCAG CGCGTGCTCCACATTCCCCATGCACACTCCATGTTCGTAACTGGCCTCCAGTTCCTGCCCATTACCAACGAGGAGGGACCGCCCATCTCCAGCGACACGGAGGCAGCCGTTCTGTCCATTTCGGTGGACAACAAAGTCTGCATTCACAGTCTGCCCCAAAGAC GTACAATCCCCGCCTGGATTGCCATCGTCTTTCTGATCGTCATGATTTTCGCCGTGTTCGTGCTGTGCTCCTACATTGGCATCTGA
- the LOC6613588 gene encoding Krueppel homolog 1 isoform X2 — protein MVYYSANQLLIKTEQSSQAQFCLQVPPPLTATTTSVGLGVPPSGGQQEHYELLQTPQQRQMQLQLQDQQQQEQQFVSYQLAIQQHQKQQQHESITTAAPTAAPSAQRIKTEPAGGFPAAAAVVSQVRKPSGSKPQFKCDQCGMTFGSKSAHTSHTKSHSKNQDLSLNGASGAGVAVPVSTAAIELNDAGLPVGIPKSPTIKPLPNVAAGADPYQCNVCQKTFAVPARLIRHYRTHTGERPFECEFCHKLFSVKENLQVHRRIHTKERPYKCDVCGRAFEHSGKLHRHMRIHTGERPHKCSVCEKTFIQSGQLVIHMRTHTGEKPYKCPEPGCGKGFTCSKQLKVHSRTHTGEKPYHCDICFRDFGYNHVLKLHRVQHYGSKCYKCTICDETFKNKKEMEAHIKGHANEVPDDEAEAAAASAAASTSAGSSAGSPSLQGVSSNSESSNHSPPSSPPATKKPRQARQARGSKTGAATLSIPTSSPLSPSSLSSTYSPSASSMASPPPTSAHYLPVQMEADALSRDSGVSSAQPAHSTYADEEPTDLSMQQVQGQMPESTVDYYQAPPSLLELQPQAAGLTALLEAASMARRHHDNDDQVQDEDVHAAAWQMMQLRRGHVSLPPAEQPSPNHQPQVPTLHVSDLAANYDDTHEATVLIEHFKRGDLARHGLHKGYAPVPKYESALPEPDIVRRVEAAIGLRSSTESPERSSSPESDSLMMADRNVMTLPLRKRKHYMNKGDDGQVDSEKASGDGSSAAGGAASVGAGDGPGSKVMRMSSVIQFAKAS, from the exons ATGGTTTACTATTCCGCCAACCAGCTGCTCATAAAAACGGAACAATCTAGTCAGGCGCAGTTCTGCCTCCAGGTGCCGCCTCCACTAACGGCGACGACCACGAGCGTGGGCCTAGGAGTTCCGCCATCCGGCGGTCAGCAGGAGCACTACGAGCTGCTGCAGACGCCGCAGCAGCGACaaatgcaactgcagctgcaggaccagcagcagcaggagcagcagttcGTCAGCTACCAACTGGCCATCCAGCAGcaccagaagcagcagcaacatgaaaGTATTACGACAGCAGCACCCACGGCAGCTCCATCAGCCCAGCGGATCAAGACAGAGCCCGCCGGCGGATTCCCAGCGGCGGCAGCCGTGGTGTCGCAGGTGCGCAAGCCCAGCGGCAGCAAGCCGCAGTTCAAGTGCGACCAGTGTGGCATGACCTTTGGCAGCAAATCCGCCCACACCTCACACACCAAGTCGCACTCGAAGAACCAAGATCTGTCGCTCAATGGCGCCTCTGGAGCCGGCGTTGCTGTGCCCGTTTCAACCGCAGCCATCGAGCTCAATGATGCGGGTCTGCCGGTGGGCATTCCCAAGAGCCCTACCATCAAGCCGCTGCCCAATGTGGCCGCCGGAGCAGATCCCTATCAGTGCAATGTTTGCCAGAAAACATTCGCCGTTCCCGCCAGGCTG ATCCGCCACTACCGCACCCACACTGGTGAACGGCCATTCGAGTGCGAGTTCTGCCACAAACTGTTCAGCGTGAAGGAGAACCTCCAGGTGCACCGGCGCATCCACACGAAGGAGCGTCCGTACAAGTGCGACGTCTGTGGACGGGCATTCGAGCACTCCGGAAAGCTGCACCGCCACATGCGCATCCACACCGGTGAGCGGCCACACAAGTGCTCCGTGTGCGAGAAGACGTTCATCCAGTCCGGCCAGCTGGTGATCCATATGCGCACGCACACCGGCGAGAAGCCGTACAAGTGCCCGGAGCCGGGATGCGGCAAAGGTTTCACCTGCTCCAAGCAGCTCAAGGTGCACTCGCGGACGCATACGGGCGAGAAGCCCTACCACTGCGACATCTGCTTCCGGGACTTTGGCTACAATCATGTGCTGAAGCTGCACCGCGTCCAGCACTACGGCTCCAAGTGCTACAAGTGCACCATCTGCGACGAGACGTTCAAGAACAAGAAGGAGATGGAGGCCCACATCAAGGGCCATGCCAACGAAGTACCCGACGACGAAGCGGAGGCGGCTGCTGCGtcggcagcagcatcaacgTCCGCAGGCTCCTCCGCCGGATCGCCGTCCTTGCAAGGAGTCAGCAGTAACTCCGAGAGCAGCAACCACTCTCCGCCCAGCTCGCCACCGGCCACAAAGAAACCTCGCCAGGCTCGACAGGCGCGCGGTTCCAAAACCGGTGCAGCCACCCTTTCCATCCCTACCTCCTCGCCGCTCTCGCCCAGCTCACTCAGTTCCACATACTCGCCATCGGCTAGCAGCATGGCCTCGCCACCACCTACGTCGGCCCACTACCTGCCCGTCCAGATGGAGGCGGATGCCTTGAGCCGGGACAGCGGCGTGTCCAGCGCCCAGCCCGCCCACAGCACATATGCAGACGAGGAGCCCACAGATTTGAGCATGCAGCAGGTCCAGGGTCAAATGCCAGAAAGCACTGTGGACTACTACCAGGCCCCGCCAAGTCTACTCGAGCTGCAGCCGCAAGCCGCTGGTCTAACCGCCCTGCTCGAAGCGGCCAGCATGGCGCGTCGCCATCACGACAACGATGACCAGGTGCAGGATGAGGATGTGCACGCAGCCGCCTGGCAAATGATGCAGTTGCGCCGCGGCCACGTTTCCTTACCTCCAGCGGAGCAACCGTCGCCAAACCATCAGCCACAGGTGCCCACTCTGCATGTCAGCGATCTAGCGGCCAACTACGATGACACCCATGAAGCCACTGTGCTGATCGAGCACTTCAAGCGTGGTGATCTCGCTCGCCACGGGCTGCACAAGGGCTATGCACCAGTGCCCAAGTATGA ATCCGCTCTACCCGAACCGGACATTGTGCGACGCGTGGAGGCGGCCATCGGCCTGCGTTCCAGCACGGAGTCGCCGGAACGTAGCTCCTCGCCGGAGAGCGACTCCCTGATGATGGCCGACCGGAACGTGATGACGCTGCCGCTGCGCAAGCGCAAGCACTACATGAACAAGGGCGACGACGGTCAGGTGGATTCGGAGAAGGCTAGCGGAGATGGCTCCTCCGCCGCCGGTGGCGCCGCTTCCGTTGGCGCCGGGGATGGACCCGGGTCCAAGGTGATGCGGATGAGCTCGGTCATTCAGTTCGCCAAGGCCTCCTAG